The following are from one region of the Cyanobacterium stanieri LEGE 03274 genome:
- a CDS encoding response regulator, with amino-acid sequence MSNRTIVVIDDSMVIRRTVKDMLPPGKFEVVEAKDGLQGMELLKTANPQIIMLDFFLPKMSGWDVYQEIQKSPELRSIPLLLMSGRKDEVTDKIPEPFEYFAFLEKPFDQKQLVQGIRDAMERSKKLAQVLQQSAPQQSAVATPSGDSAEVAKLNARIAHLEGEVDKLKKQMNQLVAFIKKKLN; translated from the coding sequence GTGTCAAATCGTACAATTGTGGTGATTGATGACAGTATGGTTATTAGACGTACTGTAAAGGATATGTTACCCCCTGGTAAGTTTGAGGTGGTGGAGGCAAAGGATGGGTTACAGGGTATGGAGTTGTTAAAAACTGCTAATCCGCAAATAATTATGTTAGATTTTTTCTTACCTAAAATGAGCGGTTGGGATGTGTATCAGGAAATCCAAAAAAGTCCCGAACTTCGCTCTATTCCTCTGTTGTTAATGTCTGGGAGAAAAGATGAAGTAACTGATAAAATTCCCGAACCTTTTGAATATTTTGCTTTTTTAGAAAAACCTTTTGACCAAAAACAGTTGGTGCAAGGGATTCGGGATGCCATGGAGCGCTCTAAAAAATTGGCTCAGGTGTTGCAACAGTCTGCCCCTCAACAATCGGCGGTTGCTACGCCTTCTGGTGATAGTGCTGAGGTGGCTAAGTTAAATGCTAGAATTGCCCATTTAGAAGGAGAAGTAGATAAGTTGAAGAAACAAATGAATCAGTTAGTGGCGTTTATTAAGAAAAAATTAAACTAA